A single genomic interval of Zobellia nedashkovskayae harbors:
- a CDS encoding response regulator, which translates to MNTGPLIYIDDDEDDRMLFQEAIEELFPMLPVESFDNGSSFLKRLTSDLVILPKLIFLDLNMPVVSGAECLTRIRKNTLFTEIPVIMYSTTSNPKDQLRCLDLGANMFVTKSRSYNAMKKQLTEIISKHLF; encoded by the coding sequence ATGAATACCGGACCACTTATTTATATTGATGATGATGAAGATGACCGCATGTTGTTTCAAGAAGCTATAGAAGAGCTTTTTCCGATGCTGCCTGTGGAGTCTTTTGATAACGGATCGTCTTTTTTGAAACGGTTGACCAGTGATTTGGTTATTTTGCCAAAACTGATATTTTTAGATTTGAATATGCCGGTAGTAAGCGGTGCGGAATGTTTGACCAGAATTAGAAAAAACACGCTTTTTACGGAAATACCCGTAATCATGTATTCTACTACAAGTAACCCCAAAGACCAATTGCGTTGTTTGGATTTGGGGGCCAATATGTTCGTTACCAAGTCTAGGTCTTATAACGCAATGAAAAAGCAGTTGACAGAAATAATCAGTAAACATCTTTTTTAA
- a CDS encoding lipid-binding SYLF domain-containing protein, producing MKITKSILIAATFLFTLGASAQDKDDQRVMADAEKAKAKLQTSNEGLDMFFENASGYVVFPNVGEGGLIVGGASGNGVLYENGKAVGMADLKKLDIGLQAGGQALTEIIFFETAEALQRFKQDKFEFSAEATAVALEKGVAANASYNDGVVVFAKPKKGLMADLSVGGQKFNYTDMKNIEKK from the coding sequence ATGAAAATTACAAAATCGATTTTAATAGCAGCTACCTTTCTTTTTACTTTAGGAGCATCCGCACAAGACAAAGATGACCAAAGAGTAATGGCAGATGCCGAGAAAGCTAAAGCTAAACTACAAACGTCAAACGAGGGTCTAGACATGTTTTTTGAAAACGCTTCTGGCTATGTAGTTTTTCCGAATGTTGGTGAAGGTGGCCTAATTGTAGGTGGCGCTTCCGGTAACGGAGTACTTTATGAAAATGGTAAAGCAGTTGGGATGGCCGATTTGAAAAAATTGGACATAGGTCTGCAAGCTGGTGGACAAGCTTTAACCGAAATTATTTTCTTTGAAACTGCTGAAGCTTTACAAAGATTCAAACAAGATAAATTTGAGTTTTCTGCGGAAGCTACTGCTGTAGCTCTAGAAAAAGGTGTTGCTGCCAATGCAAGTTATAACGACGGTGTTGTTGTATTTGCTAAGCCAAAAAAAGGATTGATGGCTGACCTTTCTGTAGGTGGACAAAAATTCAACTATACAGATATGAAGAATATTGAGAAAAAATAA
- a CDS encoding response regulator: MTLNLYLADDDKEDRELFVEALDEINISTKVTQFDNGVDLMDNLFSKTDLPDAIFLDLHMPLMNGFECLTDIRNFSRFDDIKVIVYSTSYLQREVNQLQADGANQYIQKPSSFEDLKIMLHKSLLSMVVKDDEEANSGQFVILV; encoded by the coding sequence ATGACTCTTAACCTTTATTTAGCGGACGATGATAAAGAAGATCGCGAATTGTTCGTAGAAGCTCTTGATGAAATAAATATCTCTACTAAAGTAACTCAGTTCGATAATGGTGTGGACCTTATGGATAATCTGTTTTCCAAAACAGATTTACCAGATGCTATCTTCTTAGATTTACACATGCCGCTTATGAATGGCTTTGAGTGTTTAACGGATATTAGGAACTTTTCTAGATTTGACGATATTAAGGTTATTGTCTATTCTACTTCCTACCTCCAAAGGGAAGTGAACCAATTGCAGGCAGATGGCGCCAACCAATATATTCAGAAACCTTCTTCTTTTGAAGACCTTAAAATTATGCTTCACAAGAGCTTACTATCTATGGTTGTAAAAGATGATGAAGAAGCTAACTCTGGCCAATTTGTTATTTTGGTTTAA
- a CDS encoding SusC/RagA family TonB-linked outer membrane protein: MKRKNRCARILRTGSYSSFKSRLGSFAFVLLLVSTANAKSSSEDILLVDDKGIRPLVNENEEIMVRISTVQSTISGVITDEAGVPLPGVNVVEKGTTNGVVSDFDGNYSIQVADANAVLRFSSIGFASKEVTVGANETLNIQLAEDAQSLQEVIVVGYGTQKKEDVTGSLSQVEGKTLTVAPPPNLSAALSGKLSGVIAVQTTGQPGQDDAQFQIRGRSTLGNNSPLVLIDGVERPYQRVNPFEVASVTALKDAASTAVYGSRAANGVLLITTNRGKIGKPSINFSSQYGFQSPTKRPELMNASEYVLAFRQSFLNRGTAPDALPYDDLVDQANAGTVESFDWWNETLRNSAPQEQYNFSVDGGSEKLRYFFSYGLLDQSALYENAGFKQSSIRSNVDADITDRLKFSLNIAGRLENTLRSADIDAEIFSNALRANPLFPVFVDGRPGAEGLPEGSLGFDGFSGNSVGDANRNGSDRRDSDYFQTNFQLEYEVPGIEGLTAKAMYSYDRNVTKQKVFFTPYTSYQLNEATGEYIPNISDNLSYLDERRGDFTQQTTQLSLNYKKEFGDHLISALALYEKIEQKSDNIFAYRDGFLSPAIQELFAGSVDNDQNTGGASETARRGFVVRADYGYKNRYLFQANLRLDQSYIFPKEGRDGYFPAFSAGWRISEENFMKDSDLITDLKLRGSWGITGNDRVDPFQYITGFNFQGGYVADGAFRQGISPSGIPNPNITWETATTTDIGLEAEFLEGKWGLEVDYYKKRTEDILAERSLSVPGTFGAELPSENLGIVDSWGWEFTVKHKYSIGENFYYNLDANLTLANNEIVFLDEPADVLPGASLTGNEIGARVGYLADGIYQNDEEIANGPSQFGELAPGDIRYKDINGRDADGNLTGQPDGEVNQDDRTLIGSSNTPGVIYGLNAELGYKGFSLAFSFQGATDYTRQVTPRGFLLDVGNNFKVLNDSWTVDNPDAKYPRILPDGNSNNNQTSDFWIEEVSFLRLRRAQISYDFASISEQLEAYGIKTLSLTASGTNLLTFTNISLGDPEGTEGNSLFYPISRVISFGVNIGF, encoded by the coding sequence ATGAAAAGAAAAAACCGATGTGCAAGAATTTTGCGTACGGGTTCTTATTCGAGTTTTAAATCTCGGCTAGGTTCCTTTGCGTTTGTTTTGCTTTTAGTGAGTACTGCCAATGCTAAATCTTCTAGCGAAGATATCTTGTTGGTAGATGACAAAGGGATAAGACCTCTCGTCAATGAAAATGAAGAAATAATGGTTCGCATCTCTACCGTGCAGTCTACTATTTCTGGTGTTATTACAGATGAAGCCGGCGTTCCTTTACCCGGTGTTAACGTAGTAGAAAAGGGAACCACTAATGGTGTAGTCTCGGATTTTGACGGGAATTACTCCATTCAGGTAGCAGATGCTAATGCTGTATTGCGTTTTAGTTCCATAGGCTTTGCTTCTAAGGAAGTAACCGTGGGCGCAAACGAAACTCTTAACATTCAATTAGCTGAAGATGCGCAGAGTCTACAAGAAGTAATTGTTGTGGGGTATGGTACACAAAAAAAGGAAGATGTTACGGGGTCTCTTTCACAAGTAGAAGGTAAGACGCTTACCGTAGCGCCACCACCAAACTTATCTGCAGCACTTTCAGGGAAACTTTCTGGTGTTATTGCCGTGCAGACAACCGGTCAACCAGGTCAAGATGATGCGCAATTCCAGATTAGGGGTAGAAGTACTTTAGGAAATAATAGTCCATTAGTTCTTATTGATGGAGTTGAGCGTCCGTATCAAAGGGTGAACCCTTTTGAAGTAGCTAGTGTTACGGCCCTTAAAGATGCGGCTTCAACAGCGGTATATGGTTCGCGTGCTGCGAACGGAGTACTTTTAATTACCACGAATAGGGGAAAAATAGGAAAGCCTTCTATTAATTTCTCTAGTCAATATGGATTTCAATCGCCAACAAAACGACCGGAACTTATGAATGCCAGTGAGTATGTATTGGCATTTAGACAGTCTTTTTTAAATAGAGGTACTGCTCCAGATGCATTACCGTATGATGACTTAGTAGACCAGGCCAACGCCGGTACAGTAGAAAGTTTTGATTGGTGGAATGAAACCTTGCGGAATTCTGCACCACAAGAACAGTATAATTTTTCTGTAGACGGTGGAAGTGAAAAGCTTAGGTATTTCTTCTCCTACGGTTTATTGGACCAAAGCGCATTATATGAGAATGCCGGTTTCAAACAAAGTAGTATTCGTTCTAATGTAGATGCGGATATTACAGACCGTTTAAAGTTTAGTCTTAACATAGCGGGTAGGTTAGAGAATACTTTACGTTCTGCGGATATTGATGCTGAAATATTTTCTAATGCCTTACGGGCAAACCCTTTATTTCCAGTTTTTGTAGATGGTCGCCCAGGAGCAGAGGGTCTTCCTGAAGGATCACTTGGTTTTGACGGATTCAGTGGTAACTCTGTAGGTGATGCTAATAGAAATGGTAGTGATAGAAGAGATAGCGACTATTTCCAAACTAATTTTCAGTTAGAATATGAAGTACCAGGAATAGAAGGTCTAACAGCAAAAGCCATGTACTCTTATGATAGAAATGTCACCAAACAAAAAGTGTTTTTTACACCTTATACCTCGTATCAGTTAAACGAAGCAACGGGCGAATACATTCCAAATATTAGTGATAACCTAAGTTATTTAGATGAGCGTAGAGGAGATTTTACACAACAGACTACGCAACTGAGTTTAAATTATAAGAAAGAATTTGGAGATCATTTAATTTCTGCATTGGCACTTTATGAGAAGATAGAACAGAAATCTGATAATATTTTCGCTTATAGGGATGGGTTTCTTTCCCCGGCCATACAAGAGCTTTTTGCAGGATCTGTAGATAATGACCAGAATACAGGTGGAGCTTCAGAAACAGCAAGAAGAGGGTTTGTAGTTAGAGCGGATTATGGCTATAAAAACAGATATTTATTTCAAGCCAATCTACGTTTAGATCAGTCATATATTTTTCCAAAGGAAGGCCGTGATGGGTACTTTCCTGCTTTTTCTGCAGGGTGGAGAATTTCAGAAGAGAATTTTATGAAAGATTCTGATTTGATCACAGATTTGAAACTTAGAGGTTCGTGGGGTATTACAGGTAATGATAGAGTAGATCCTTTTCAGTACATTACTGGTTTTAACTTTCAAGGTGGTTATGTGGCCGATGGTGCTTTTCGTCAAGGTATAAGCCCATCTGGTATTCCAAATCCAAATATAACATGGGAAACCGCTACTACTACGGATATTGGATTGGAAGCCGAATTTTTAGAGGGTAAATGGGGGCTGGAAGTAGATTATTATAAGAAAAGAACAGAAGATATTCTTGCCGAAAGAAGTTTATCCGTACCAGGTACTTTTGGAGCGGAATTACCAAGTGAAAATTTAGGTATTGTTGATAGTTGGGGTTGGGAATTTACCGTGAAGCATAAATACTCTATTGGTGAAAACTTTTACTATAATCTAGATGCTAACCTAACATTGGCTAACAATGAAATTGTTTTTTTAGATGAGCCTGCCGATGTTTTACCGGGAGCAAGTTTAACCGGAAATGAGATAGGTGCTCGTGTAGGATACCTTGCGGATGGTATATATCAGAATGATGAGGAGATAGCAAACGGTCCGTCTCAGTTTGGAGAATTGGCACCGGGTGATATAAGATATAAAGATATTAACGGCCGTGATGCAGACGGGAATCTTACAGGGCAACCAGATGGCGAAGTAAACCAAGATGACCGTACCTTAATAGGATCCAGTAATACTCCGGGTGTTATATATGGTCTTAATGCAGAATTAGGCTATAAAGGCTTCTCTTTGGCATTCAGTTTCCAAGGAGCAACGGATTATACTAGACAGGTTACACCAAGAGGTTTCTTGTTAGATGTAGGGAATAACTTTAAAGTGTTAAACGATTCGTGGACGGTAGATAATCCTGATGCAAAATATCCTAGAATATTACCTGATGGAAACTCAAACAATAACCAGACTAGTGATTTCTGGATAGAAGAGGTTTCGTTCTTACGTTTAAGACGCGCACAAATCAGTTATGATTTTGCATCTATTTCAGAACAGTTAGAGGCCTACGGAATCAAAACACTAAGTCTTACTGCATCAGGTACCAACCTTTTGACCTTTACCAATATTTCTTTAGGAGATCCTGAAGGAACCGAGGGGAACTCGTTATTTTATCCAATCTCACGGGTAATTTCTTTCGGCGTAAACATAGGATTCTAA
- a CDS encoding RagB/SusD family nutrient uptake outer membrane protein, translating into MKKIVTILALGLAFATSCSDDFLDKDPTDQLGASTVFEDQSLAQAFLNNIVGQLPSGQYGSTGAGYGNNYLLASISDEARSKSGWVPSNAVVRVGSLNPLDLGALDIWDDAYTAIRQSNEFLESLETSEFDDEFKIRAAASARYVRAWFYFDLTRRYGDVPLLTAAQSLDDEDIFPSQTPRSEIYSFVNQELTAVAAGLQNKSEVKAGELSKQAAIALNARAMLFAERYEDASILANTLISGTENDGLELYGANPTSAEEAIKNYGDLFLSTGGNVETIYEILFLPPERSHQFDRGNWPVRWRNDNGGQTDPTQELIDDFEMLNGLAIEEAASGYDSTNPYADRDPRFYASIFYHGSEFSEVSPSRGEPFIDMEWNGFNEGPGTVRDGNASITGYLVRKFVDPSLGFAPEGVSNTAWQEIRFAEILLIYAEAENEVNGPSAEVTEALNRIRRRAFMPEISAGSKEDMREKIRQERRIELVFENHRWFDLIRWGEATTVLNNTFHGMKIERNGVATAGDGGPQHVFDPSQLTFTIFEDPAFSNSFPDKYKFLPIPQDEMDANTNLKQNPGY; encoded by the coding sequence ATGAAAAAGATTGTAACAATATTAGCGCTCGGTCTTGCTTTTGCGACCTCTTGTAGCGACGATTTTTTAGATAAAGATCCAACGGATCAATTGGGGGCATCAACGGTGTTCGAAGACCAATCCTTAGCCCAAGCATTTTTAAATAACATTGTGGGGCAACTGCCCTCAGGACAATATGGTAGTACTGGAGCAGGATACGGAAATAACTATTTACTAGCTTCCATATCAGACGAGGCTCGTTCAAAGAGTGGGTGGGTTCCATCCAACGCCGTAGTACGTGTAGGCTCATTAAATCCTCTAGACTTAGGAGCATTAGACATATGGGATGATGCGTATACCGCCATTCGTCAGTCTAATGAGTTTTTAGAAAGTCTAGAAACTTCTGAGTTTGATGATGAGTTTAAAATTAGAGCAGCGGCTTCGGCAAGGTACGTGCGTGCTTGGTTCTATTTTGATCTTACTAGAAGATATGGCGATGTTCCTTTATTGACAGCAGCTCAATCTCTTGATGATGAGGATATATTTCCATCTCAAACACCAAGAAGTGAAATTTATTCTTTTGTAAATCAAGAGTTGACCGCCGTAGCGGCTGGACTTCAGAATAAATCAGAAGTTAAAGCTGGTGAGTTATCCAAGCAGGCAGCTATTGCTTTGAATGCCCGTGCAATGCTTTTTGCGGAACGTTATGAAGATGCGTCTATTTTGGCTAATACTTTGATTAGCGGAACAGAAAATGACGGACTTGAATTATACGGAGCAAATCCAACAAGTGCAGAAGAAGCAATCAAGAATTATGGCGATTTATTTTTATCTACGGGTGGAAATGTAGAAACCATATATGAAATCTTGTTTTTGCCACCAGAAAGATCTCATCAATTTGATCGCGGTAACTGGCCAGTAAGATGGAGAAATGATAATGGAGGACAGACCGATCCAACACAAGAATTGATAGATGATTTTGAAATGCTTAATGGTCTTGCAATTGAAGAGGCGGCATCTGGTTATGATTCCACAAATCCTTATGCAGATCGTGATCCTCGTTTCTATGCTTCTATATTTTATCATGGTTCGGAGTTTTCTGAAGTATCACCTTCACGAGGAGAACCTTTTATTGATATGGAATGGAACGGTTTTAACGAAGGACCGGGTACCGTACGCGATGGTAATGCTTCTATTACAGGATATTTGGTAAGAAAATTTGTTGATCCGTCCTTGGGGTTTGCGCCAGAAGGAGTTAGTAACACAGCTTGGCAAGAAATACGTTTTGCAGAAATTCTATTAATTTATGCAGAAGCTGAAAATGAAGTGAATGGGCCAAGTGCAGAAGTTACTGAGGCGCTAAACAGAATTAGAAGAAGAGCTTTTATGCCAGAAATATCAGCAGGTTCTAAAGAAGATATGCGTGAAAAAATCCGACAAGAGAGAAGAATAGAATTAGTTTTTGAAAACCATCGCTGGTTTGATTTAATTCGTTGGGGAGAAGCTACTACAGTTCTTAACAATACTTTCCATGGTATGAAAATAGAGCGTAATGGAGTGGCTACCGCAGGGGATGGTGGTCCACAACACGTTTTTGACCCATCACAACTTACGTTTACGATTTTTGAAGATCCGGCTTTTAGCAATTCTTTTCCTGATAAATATAAGTTTTTGCCCATTCCACAGGATGAGATGGATGCCAATACAAACTTAAAACAGAACCCGGGATACTAA
- a CDS encoding FG-GAP-like repeat-containing protein: MRDRALYLSFLFSLLSWSLHAQNFTEKAKELGIDHYISDSKAMGGGVAIFDFNNDGLEDIYLTGGDENDQLYENLGNDNFREVTEEMGITQFRSVKTMGVVAGDVDNDGFTDLFITTAEGARCYLLKNLEGKSFTNIAPAGGITHEAWSMTATMGDYDLDGDLDIYVGNYVAYDNLPFDQNITSPLADFFYENKGDGTFLKIDNPLASNEKGTTLVSSFSDIDQDGDADLFVLNDFGDFYEPNKVLVNNYPERNFSNISNASGMNAAINSMGIAVGDFNEDGNFDYYVTNIGHNKLYQNQGLLSYEDVARDINVSDGTGVCWGAAFLDVNNDGHLDLYASKGSLLNLNDTQNNLLYLGFGKETRFENVSETLVTKEPNKARGMAYGDLNNDGRLDMIAVNIRVSQGNLGSTKIYMNSGSEEANWLKVKLEGTENNRSGYGALVKIYTDGKEQIREVSGGSSYLSVHSSIVHFGLGQLETVDSLVVKWPKGHKREVFKNLEANTDYFIKEDEGIFKRAFETIQICQGDEITIGNQTVSEEGVYTELITEGENNTVKLTKLVVNTDGTGGCSLVTVPSEENIDGREIVVYPSPFNNMLRIVSGVAFEDNVSIILSDVSGHVVRNQMVNSKAARGSITISGYETLPAGLYVLKIVSGNTTYIRKIVKS, from the coding sequence ATGAGAGATAGAGCACTTTACTTAAGCTTTTTGTTCAGTTTACTGAGCTGGTCTCTTCATGCACAAAATTTTACTGAAAAAGCAAAGGAGCTTGGTATTGATCATTATATATCAGATTCTAAGGCTATGGGAGGGGGCGTTGCCATTTTTGATTTTAATAATGATGGTCTGGAAGATATTTACCTTACTGGTGGTGATGAAAATGACCAGCTTTATGAAAATTTGGGTAATGATAATTTCAGAGAAGTAACCGAAGAAATGGGTATTACTCAATTCAGAAGTGTAAAGACCATGGGCGTGGTAGCCGGTGATGTAGATAATGATGGTTTTACTGACCTTTTTATTACTACAGCAGAAGGTGCTCGTTGTTATTTATTAAAAAATTTAGAAGGGAAATCGTTTACCAATATAGCACCCGCAGGGGGTATAACCCATGAAGCATGGAGTATGACGGCAACAATGGGCGATTATGACCTAGACGGGGATTTAGATATTTATGTAGGTAATTATGTGGCTTATGATAACCTTCCTTTTGACCAAAATATTACGAGTCCATTAGCTGATTTTTTCTATGAAAATAAGGGTGATGGTACTTTTTTAAAGATTGATAATCCATTAGCCTCAAATGAAAAAGGAACAACCTTGGTTTCTTCTTTTTCGGACATAGATCAAGATGGAGATGCAGATTTATTTGTACTTAATGATTTTGGGGATTTTTATGAACCCAATAAGGTTTTGGTCAACAATTATCCAGAAAGGAACTTCAGTAATATATCCAATGCTTCCGGTATGAATGCCGCCATAAATAGTATGGGTATTGCGGTAGGTGATTTTAATGAAGATGGAAATTTTGATTATTATGTAACGAACATCGGTCATAATAAACTGTATCAAAATCAAGGCTTGCTTTCTTATGAAGATGTGGCAAGAGATATAAATGTCAGTGATGGAACAGGGGTGTGTTGGGGTGCGGCTTTTTTGGATGTAAACAATGATGGACATTTAGATCTCTATGCTTCAAAAGGATCTTTGTTAAACCTTAATGATACTCAGAATAATTTATTGTACTTGGGTTTTGGAAAAGAAACAAGGTTTGAGAATGTTTCCGAAACATTGGTAACCAAGGAACCCAACAAAGCTAGGGGAATGGCATATGGAGATTTGAACAATGACGGCAGGCTAGATATGATTGCTGTAAATATTCGTGTGAGCCAAGGGAATCTTGGAAGCACTAAAATTTATATGAATTCAGGTTCTGAGGAGGCAAATTGGTTAAAAGTAAAACTAGAAGGGACTGAGAACAATAGAAGTGGGTACGGGGCTTTAGTTAAAATATATACTGATGGAAAAGAGCAAATAAGGGAAGTTTCCGGAGGAAGCAGTTACTTGTCCGTGCACAGTTCTATAGTACACTTTGGTTTAGGTCAGCTGGAAACAGTAGATAGTTTGGTAGTAAAATGGCCAAAAGGTCATAAGCGAGAGGTATTTAAAAATTTGGAAGCTAATACAGATTATTTTATTAAAGAAGACGAGGGCATTTTTAAACGTGCTTTTGAAACCATTCAAATTTGCCAGGGTGATGAAATTACTATCGGTAATCAAACCGTAAGTGAAGAAGGGGTGTACACAGAGTTAATAACCGAAGGTGAAAATAACACTGTAAAATTAACTAAATTGGTAGTAAATACTGACGGAACAGGGGGGTGTTCACTAGTAACCGTGCCGAGCGAAGAAAATATTGATGGTCGTGAAATAGTGGTCTATCCAAGTCCATTTAATAATATGTTGCGTATAGTGTCAGGCGTTGCCTTTGAAGATAATGTAAGCATAATTTTAAGCGATGTTTCTGGACATGTCGTCCGTAATCAAATGGTAAATAGTAAGGCGGCAAGAGGTTCTATAACAATCAGTGGATATGAGACCTTGCCAGCTGGCCTATATGTATTGAAAATAGTTAGTGGCAACACAACTTATATAAGAAAAATAGTAAAATCATAA
- a CDS encoding 3-keto-disaccharide hydrolase has translation MKYLKTSKLKSFGYNSALLVLASSFFISCQAQKEETPWTELFDGETLTGWTQKGGEAIYEVRDNTIVGTTVSNTPNSFMTSDKMYGDFILELDYKVDPSMNSGIQIRSNSFPYYMDGRIHGYQVEIDPSDRAWSAGIYDEARRGWLHPLPDSNTKAKQAFKQNDWNHYRIEAIGDTLKTWINGVPASHLIDSQTASGFIGLQVHSIGKDKTPGTEIVWKNIKIITDDLPKYSEKSPLPAVNMANQLTKNEQDQGWELLWDGATTDGWRGAKLEGFPDKGWEIKDGILTVLSSGGEESAAGGDIVTTENYGDFEIKVDFKLTEGANSGIKYYVDTNINKGEGSSIGLEYQILDDERHPDAKKGNHEGSRTVSSLYDLIKADPKKPIKAIGEWNTAHIISKGNHVEHYLNGAKVLEYDRKSDAYRKLVSESKYAKWPNFGELDNGQILLQDHGDRVSFKNIQIKTPKADK, from the coding sequence ATGAAGTATTTAAAAACAAGTAAACTAAAATCCTTTGGGTATAACAGCGCCCTTTTAGTATTGGCATCAAGCTTTTTTATAAGCTGTCAGGCTCAAAAAGAAGAAACCCCATGGACTGAACTTTTTGATGGTGAAACCTTAACGGGTTGGACCCAAAAAGGTGGTGAAGCTATCTATGAAGTTAGAGATAACACTATAGTGGGAACAACGGTAAGCAACACGCCAAATTCTTTTATGACTTCTGATAAGATGTATGGCGATTTTATATTGGAGTTGGATTATAAGGTAGATCCGTCAATGAATTCCGGTATTCAGATTCGGAGTAATAGTTTTCCATATTATATGGATGGTAGAATACACGGGTATCAGGTAGAAATTGACCCATCTGATCGCGCGTGGAGCGCAGGTATTTATGATGAAGCCCGCAGAGGTTGGTTGCATCCATTACCTGATAGCAATACAAAGGCAAAACAAGCTTTTAAACAAAACGATTGGAACCATTACCGAATTGAAGCTATTGGTGATACCTTAAAAACATGGATTAATGGTGTGCCAGCGTCTCATTTGATCGATAGCCAAACGGCAAGTGGGTTTATTGGTTTGCAGGTGCATTCTATAGGAAAGGACAAAACTCCAGGTACCGAAATTGTATGGAAGAATATCAAAATCATTACAGATGATTTACCTAAATATTCAGAAAAGAGTCCGTTGCCAGCAGTTAATATGGCAAATCAACTAACTAAAAATGAACAAGATCAAGGTTGGGAATTACTTTGGGACGGTGCTACTACAGATGGTTGGAGAGGAGCTAAATTAGAAGGTTTTCCAGATAAAGGTTGGGAAATTAAAGATGGTATCCTTACGGTCTTGTCTTCCGGTGGAGAAGAATCTGCAGCAGGTGGTGATATCGTTACCACAGAAAACTATGGGGATTTTGAGATTAAAGTCGATTTTAAATTAACGGAAGGTGCCAATAGCGGTATTAAATATTATGTAGATACCAACATCAATAAAGGAGAAGGTTCTTCAATAGGCTTGGAGTATCAGATTTTAGATGATGAAAGACATCCAGATGCAAAAAAAGGAAACCACGAAGGTAGCCGTACGGTTTCTTCTCTTTATGACTTGATTAAAGCGGACCCAAAGAAGCCAATAAAAGCAATTGGCGAGTGGAACACAGCACACATCATATCAAAAGGAAATCACGTTGAGCATTACCTTAATGGCGCTAAAGTATTGGAGTATGACCGTAAGAGTGATGCGTATAGAAAATTAGTTTCGGAGAGTAAATATGCTAAGTGGCCAAACTTTGGAGAGTTAGACAATGGTCAAATTTTATTACAAGACCATGGAGACAGAGTTAGCTTCAAAAACATTCAAATAAAAACACCTAAAGCCGATAAATAA